In a genomic window of Plectropomus leopardus isolate mb chromosome 6, YSFRI_Pleo_2.0, whole genome shotgun sequence:
- the si:ch211-214j8.12 gene encoding uncharacterized protein si:ch211-214j8.12, which translates to MPLFRASGESGGAKAHPGRRRGRKWRASSKKTDKDGSVLSLARLSLLSLADNMKEVWVKDYADNYLDQYSFRYIMGPFNVLPGELVKELIQLLCSKKQMSRAALHLLLVPQLRDLSLERCPGLVTSALCAHIAARCQGLCSLDLSGAQQLPSKVLSETLCSLPALRSLSLAGTPCDRCVIRTIAHRCRLLRHLDISRCHLLSPAALLLLGSGTSSSSSCCPSTSPRCSSTSQSSISSSCSAPLSPLPLCSLLALDIGFGEQEGDPVAAAAYLLLSLPCLETVAMEGLVQACCLIQQRQFSQTDEFTDREGVPRLKEVWSEWRHRQGRDSWRERREEAAAAAGDDEDEEEEEKMLWEGYGSESEEDASRDEGQSCSQSQAEEKSRERALSGDECFILRLKEVKGLSCDSLDCFSRSCPNIYSVSVNVDGYENTRGRIHGSVLATGLQAWSGQLRSLSLHYPGPVVDLLPALQVAGSSLASLTLEGVKTSPHSPLLEVIRACPRLRELLISAEPPNYLLEEQNEEEQQDDQDLPKLPNLCSLSLNFSYEHSQMRPVMSWMSLKRVLRCLLIGSPLLKKLSLVSLPCPLDCILLDVLCRVNFDLHLGVYRIGSPPPRPLTQVQRIDLTRTDVTVTTVRIIQQQCGRLKFIDLTYCWQITQSQWFDCKTLRNVQVVWS; encoded by the exons ATGCCTCTGTTTCGGGCTTCGGGTGAAAGTGGTGGGGCGAAGGCTCACCCCGggcggaggagagggaggaagtggaggGCGAGCAGCAAGAAGACAGATAAAGATGGCTCTGTGCTTTCGTTGGCACGGCTGTCTCTGCTGAGCCTTGCAGACAACATGAAGGAGGTGTGGGTGAAGGACTATGCTGATAACTATCTGGATCAATATTCATTCAGATACATCATGGGGCCTTTCAACGTActgc cAGGTGAGCTGGTCAAGGAGCTGATACAGCTGCTGTGCTCCAAAAAGCAGATGTCCAGGGCGgccctccacctcctgctggTCCCACAACTCCGTGACTTGTCTCTGGAAAGGTGTCCAGGTCTGGTCACCTCTGCGCTCTGTGCTCACATTGCTGCGCGTTGCCAG GGTCTGTGCAGTCTGGATCTATCTGGGGCCCAGCAGCTGCCCTCAAAGGTCCTGTCTGAGACCCTCTGCAGTCTGCCTGCCCTGCGCTCGCTCTCCCTGGCTGGTACACCTTGTGACAGATGCGTCATCAGGACGATTGCCCACCGCTGTCGTTTGCTGCGCCATCTGGACATATCCCGCTGTCATTTGCTCTCCCCTGCTGCACTGCTTCTCCTTGGAAGCGGaacctcctcttcatcctcttgCTGTCCTTCTACGTCCCCACGTTGCTCCTCTACATCCCAATCCTCTATTTCCTCTTCTTGCTCCGcacctctgtctcctctccccctctgcAGTCTGCTGGCTCTGGATATTGGGTTTGGGGAACAAGAGGGAGACCCAGTGGCGGCGGCAGCgtacctcctcctctccctgccCTGCCTGGAGACAGTGGCCATGGAGGGCCTCGTGCAGGCCTGCTGTCTCATCCAGCAGAGACAGTTCAGTCAGACAGATGAGTTCACTGACAGAGAGGGAGTTCCCCGTCTGAAGGAGGTGTGGAGTGAGTGGAGGCACAGGCAGGGCAGGGACAGCTGGAGGGAAAGGAGggaagaagcagcagcagcagcaggtgacgatgaggatgaagaggaggaggagaagatgtTGTGGGAGGGGTATGGTAGCGAGAGTGAGGAAGATGCAAGTAGAGATGAAGGGCAAAGCTGCTCCCAGAGCcaagcagaggaaaaaagcagagagagagctctGTCAGGTGATGAATGCTTCATCCTGCGCCTTAAAGAGGTCAAAGGCTTATCGTGTGACTCTCTGGACTGTTTCAGTCGCTCGTGTCCAAACATCTACTCTGTATCTGTGAACGTTGATGGTTACGAAAACACTAGAGGAAGAATCCATGGGTCTGTGTTGGCCACAGGCCTCCAGGCGTGGTCGGGCCAGCTGCGGAGCCTCTCACTACACTACCCAGGCCCTGTGGTGGATCTCCTGCCTGCCTTACAAGTTGCAGGCTCCTCCTTGGCCTCTCTCACCCTGGAGGGAGTGAAAACTAGCCCTCACTCTCCTCTACTGGAGGTCATCAGGGCTTGTCCCAGACTCAGAGAGCTGCTCATATCTGCTGAGCCTCCCAACTACCTGCTGGAAGAACAAaatgaggaggagcagcaggatgaTCAGGATCTTCCAAAGCTGCCGaacctctgctctctctcactcaa TTTCTCCTACGAGCACAGCCAAATGAGGCCCGTCATGTCCTGGATGTCCCTGAAGAGGGTACTCAGGTGTCTCCTGATTGGTTCTCCCTTACTGAAGAAGCTCTCTCTGGTCTCCCTGCCCTGCCCTCTGGACTGCATTTTACTGGATGTACTGTGCAGAGTAAATTTTGACCTGCATTTAGGTGTATATCGCATAGGCTCACCACCACCCCGGCCGCTCACTCAGGTGCAACGGATTGACCTGACACGGACGGATGTGACGGTGACAACAGTGAGAATCATTCAGCAACAATGCGGGAGACTGAAGTTTATTGATTTGACGTACTGCTGGCAAATCACACAGTCCCAGTGGTTTGACTGCAAGACGCTCAGAAACGTCCAAGTTGTCTGGTCGTAG